The Achromobacter deleyi region TGGCCATGTTCCAGCTTCTTGCCGCAAAACACATAGTCGAACGGCACGAAGGCGCCGCCGGCGCCCGCGGCGAAGCGCGGCAGCGTTTCGCGTATCTCGGCGGCCAGGCCGGGTGTCATTTCCTCGTCGGCATCGACATACAGCACCACGGGGTGCGTGAACGGCAATTGCTCGAGGCACCACTGCTTCTTCTTGGGGTATTTTCCATCCCACTGGAAATTCGAGACGCGGGCGCCCAGCGCCGTCGCCATCGCGCAGGTCGCGTCGGTGCTGTTGGAGTCCACCACGAAGACCTCGTCGAATTCCACGAGGGCTTTCAGGCACTTGCCGATGTTGCGTTCCTCATTCTTCGTCATGACCACGACGGATACCGGTATCTTCTGCATGATGCTGTCCTATTCAGGGCGTGCCGCGTTGCATGAGTGGCTGAAATAGCTCAATGACGTTGCGGCAGTGCCGCTCCAGGGAAAAGGCGTCCGCTCGCTCCGGGCCCTGGGCGGCCAGTTTCTTGCGCATGTCGCCGTCGTAGGCCAGGCGCCGCACCGCCTCGGCCAGCGCGGCGGCGTCGCCGACCGGCACCAGCAGGCCGTAGCGGCCCGCGTCCAGGATCTCGGCGGGGCCGTGCGGACAATCGGTAGAGATCACGGGCACGCCCAGGCACAGCGCTTCCACCAGGACATTGCCGAAGCTCTCGCGGATGGACGTCAGCGCGAAGGCGCCGGCGCCGGCGATCATCGGGAACGGGTTGTCGATATGGCCCGCCAGGGTGACCGGGCTGCGCGACGCCTTGTCGTCGATCCGCTTTTGCAGGGCGGCGTGTTCGGATCCTTCGCCCAGGATGGTGAAGCTGATGCCGGGATCGTCCAGCAGGGCGGCGGCGTCGATCAGCGTGGCGTAATCCTTGACGGCTTCCAGCCGGCCGACGGCCACCACCTGATAGGGCGAGTCGCCGCCGGCGCCGGCCTGCTGCCCGGCGCTCTGCTGGCGCACGTTGTCCAGCGGCACGCCGTTGTAGATGGTGTGCACCTTGCCGCGCAGCGGGGGGAACATGCTGACCAGGTCTTCCTTGACGCCGCGCGACACGCCCACCACCGCGTCGTGCCGCCGATAGGTCTGGCTGACCAGCCAGCATTTCAGGCGCCGCATGCGCGAGGCGCCGTAATGGATGGCCGGGCTGCTGTGCTCGAAGGCCACCGTCTTGAAGTTGCCGCGCAGGATTTTCCTGGCCAGCACGACCAGCATGTTGCACAGCAGGCCGTGCGAGCAGACGATGGCCGGTTTGTCGCGGCGTATCTGGGCCAGCAGGCGAAAAAAAGCCAGGGGCAGCATGAGCCGCAGCTTGGTTGGGGATTCGATGACGGGCAGTGCGCGCGTGACCTTGGGGTTGGCGATGGGGTATTCGCGGTTGCGGGAGCGCAGCAGGAACAGGGAGGAATCCACCCCCTGTTCCGGCAGGGCATCCACGATGAAGGCGACGCATCTTCCGACGCCACCGTGCAAGTCTGGCGCGACAAACAAGACATCAGGCATGGGGTATTACTCGTGTTGGCGCCCGGCGCACGGCGCCCGGGCGATGGCTGGGGACGGGCGGCTCGTTACGAGGTACAGGCATGATCTGCGCATTGCGCATCAGCGACAGGCAATAGCACAGCAGGAATCCGGTGAAGGCGGTCTTGGGCGCATAGGCCAGACCGCCGGACAGCGAATCAATGAATATGTAGATCGGGGCCGTGGCAAGCAGGTAGCGCCGGTGCATCTCCAGTCCGGGATGCGCATAGCGTCTCAGCAGCGAGAGCAGCAGGATCAGCAGCGGCGGCAGCATGATCATGATCGTGCCAACCACGCCGAATTTCATCAGGTAGAAGGCCCAGGAGTTGTGCGCGAACGTGCTCAGCTCGAAGCCATTCTCGCCCATGACCCAGCTCCGGAAGCCCGCGCCCTTGCCGAACACGGGGCTTTCCGCGAAGAAGTCCATCTGCCCCTCCATTTCCTGGATGCGGGCGCCGTAGCTGGAGTCCTCGTCCAGCTTTTCGACGCTGAAGATGCGGTTGGCCAGCACATCCAGGTAGCCGATGCTGGCGAAGATCAGCACGCCGGCGACGGCCGCGGGCGCAAAGATCAGCACGGCGCGGCGCCGGATGTCGGAGTTGCCCGCCAGCATCACGGCGATCAGGACGGAGATTGCAAGCTGCAGGTACTGGCTGCGGTTCAGCGAGAACACCAGCGCCATCACCATGTACACCGTCAGCGCGTACGCCTTCGGACCCGACACGTTCAGCGTGCGCCGGAAGTACAGCAGCGACACCACGCCCATGGGAATGGCCCACACGCCCAGCCGCACATTGCGCAGCGGATTGGCCACGCTGAAGCCCTGCGCCTGCTCCAGCAGCATCAGCGTGGCGACCGCCAGGCTGGCGGCCACGATGTACTTCTGCAGCACCGCATAGGCGGCCGGGCTGTCGATGTCCTTGTAGCAAAGAAAGGGCGTACACAAGAAATAGAAGACGATGCGCAGGTCCCGCGCCACGTCGCCGGTCTCTATGCCTGGGTGGTCCACGGACACCAGCAGCAGGTAGATCACTGACATGGCCTGGAACGCCAGCAGCATGCCCAGCGCGCCGCGCGGCAGCGCGTAGGCGCCGGGCTCGGCCAGCCTCAGCGCCTTCACAGCCAGCATGGCGACGAACAGCACGTCGAAGGGCGACAGCTTGAAGCTGCCCACCCCCAGGATGAACCGGTCGTCGTTCAAGGCGAGCGCGGTGAACACGAAGAGGCCCAGCAGGTGCAGGGTGGAGAAGCGGCGGCGCGGGTTCATTGCAGCTCCTAATGCGCAGCCCAGTCGTCACGCCCGAAAATCTTGGTGGTCAGCTTTTCGAGCAGGTACGACAGGTCTCCTTGCCGGGCGTGGGCCGCCACCTTGGAAGCGCGGCAGGACAGTTCGAACAGCCGTCCCAGGCCCGGTTCGGTGCGCCGGATGCGGGTGACGATCTGCTCGCGCTCTTCCAGCAGCACGTCCTGCATCAGCGCGGTCTTGGTCTCGTCGTGGGCGGTGTAGACGCCCAATGCATCCGGAACGATCAGGTTCTTGCCTTCGCGTAGCAGGCGGCTCCACAGCTCCAGGTCCATGCAGTAGCGCATGCTTTCCTGCAGCAGGCCGTACTTGCGCAGCAGGTCGCGGCGAAAGATCGCGGACTGGTTGGGAATGGACGCCTTCACCACTGTCAGCGTGCCGCGATTGACGGGGGTGTAGTGGATCTTGCGGAAGATGCGGTTGTCGGCGTCCGCCACGAAGAGATTGCCGCTGACGATGGGCGCGCGGCCGCGCGCCGCCGCCGCGCCCAGCTTGCGCAGCGCGCCGGGGAAGTACAGGTCGTCCGAGTTCTGCCAGCCGACGTAGTCGCCGGTGGCGCGTTCGAAGCCCTTGTTGATGGCGTGGGACTGGCCGCGGTCCGGGGTGCTTTCCCAGTACGTCAGGTAGCGCTCGTACTTCTTGATGATGTCCACGCTGCCATCGGTGGAGCCGCCGTCGATGATGATGTACTCCAGCCGCGGATAGCCCTGGTTCAGCACGGACAGGATGGTGCGCTCCAGGAACTTGGCCTGGTTGAACGAGGGGGTCACGATGGTCACTTTGGGCAGCAGGCCGCTGGCGATGGGCGCTGGCGGGCGGAGCTCGCGGACGAAGTCGATGAGCTGGCGTGAATACTCGTTATGGCGCTTGCGCATGTAGGACCTCAGCATGTTGGTTATCGGGTGGCCGCAGGCATGGCGCCCGGAAAGTCGGGGCGGGATTGACGGATGGCGAGGGCCACGCCGGCCAGCGTGATCGCCGCGTAGGCCATGCGGCCCCAAGCCGCGGCGTGTTCCCCCGCCACGTGTACCAGTCCCGCCATGACGCACAGCATCGCCAGGCCGCCCAGTCCGTTCAGGATTGCGACGGCGCGGGAGTTGCCGAGCCCAAGGAGGGAGAAATGCGCCGCGGCGTTCAGGGACAACAGGCCCGAAGCCACGATGAGCAGCTGGAAGGTGCCGAGATGGCCGGTGGCGACGTTGTCGCCCAGCAGCAGGTTCAGCAGCGGCCGGCTGACCGCCAGCACCGCCAGCGTGGCGCCGGCCGACAGCGCCAGGTTCCACAGCATCATGCGGCGGATCTCGCGTTCGGCGGCGCCGGCGTAGGGCGGCGACACCGACAGGCGGCTGATGCGCGGCATGGCCTTCTGGAAAATGGCGACCGAGGCGGTATGGATGATCTGGCCCACCTGCACGCCCACGGTATAGATGGCAAGCGCGGCGGGGCCCATGAGGCTGCCGACCAGCACCCGGTCCACCGAACCGAAGGCCAGCGCGCTCAGGCTGTTCAGCCACGACCACCGGGAGAACTTGAATGCGTCCATCATGGCGCCGCGGTCACGCACCGGGCGCACCAGCACGCGGCCGTAGGCGCGGGCAAAGACGCGCATCTTCACGCTGCCGGCCAGCAGCAGGCCCACGGCCTGGGCCAGGCCCGTCCAGGTGGGCGACGCGGTCAGCCAGGCCGCCGCGCAGGCCAGCGCCATGGTGCCGGCGCGGCTGAAAACCTCGCACAGCGCGGTGGCGCGGAAATCCTCGCGCCCCTTCAGGCAGCCGGAGAACAGCTGGTCATACTGCTGCGTCAGGTAGATGGCCAGCGCCGGCATGGCCAGCATCGTCACGGCGACGCCGCCGAAGGTGGCCGTTGGCCATCCCAGGCCGACCACCCCCCACAACAGCACGGCCGCCAGGGTCACGACGGCCAGCGCGCAACCGATCAGCGACAGGCTGACGCCCGCCGCGCGATAGGCGCCGCCCGGCTGGTGCATGCTTTCGGACACCAGCTTGGTCGCGGTCACGGCCGCGCCCAGGTTGGCGGCGTTGCCGAACCCGGCCATGGCAATGATCATGGAGTACTGGCCAAAGCCCACCGTCCCCAGCTGGCGGAACAGGATGGGCAGCGCGATCAGGGCCGCGACCGGGCCGATGCCGTACTCCACCAGCCCCCAGAAGGAGGCATTGCCGGCGATGTGTTTCCTTACGAATCCAAGCATCGGGAACCCTGTCTGTCATGCTGGCGCGGCCGTCAGGCCACGGGCAGCGCATGTTGAGTGCGCTCGCGCAGGAAATGCCCATAGGCCAGCGTGATGCCGTGCGTCAGCGAAATCTCCGGCCTCCAGCCCAGCGACTGCACGCGGGACGAATCCATCAGCTTGCGCGGCGTTCCGTCGGGCTTGCCGGTGTCGTAGACGATGTTGCCGCCGTAGCCCACGACGCGCGCCACCAGCCGCGCCAGGTCCGCGATGGAAATGTCCTGGCCGGCGCCGATGTTGTAGATGCCCTCGGCGTCCGGATGCTCCATCAGCATGACGCAGGCCTGCGCCAGATCGTCCACGTACAGGAACTCGCGCAGCGGCGTGCCGGTGCCCCAGATCGTCACGCTTTCCTGGTTGGCCTCGCGGCCTTCATGGAATTTGCGGATCAGGGCGGGCAGCACGTGGCTGCTGTGCAGGTCGTAGTTGTCGTGCGGGCCGTACAGGTTGGTCGGCATGGCGCAGATGAAGCGCGCGCCATACTGGCGCTGGTAGGCCTCGCACAGCTTCAGGCCCGCGATCTTGGCGATGGCGTAGGGCTCGTTGGTGGCTTCCAGCGGACCGGTCAGCAGGGCGTCCTCGCGGATGGGCTGCGGGGCTTCGCGCGGGTAGATGCATGACGAACCCAGAAACAGCAGCTTGCGCACGCCGGCCGCATACGCGGCGCGGATCACATTGCACTGGATCATCAGGTTCTTGTAGAGGAAGTCCACCGGATGCGTCTGGTTGGCCAGGATGCCGCCCACCTTGGCGGCAGCCAGATACACCACGTCGACCGGCGTCGTCGAAAAGAAGCGGTGCACCTGGTTCTGGTTCTCCAGGTCCAGCTCTTCCCGGCTGCGGGTCAGCACGTTGGGGTAGCCGCGGCGGTGCAGTTCGCGGGTGATCGCCGCGCCCACCATGCCGCGGTGGCCGGCGACAAACACGCGTTGGTCCAGGTTCGTCATGTCTGACTACTCCTTGTAGGCGTAGATTTCGTAGCCGTTCTGTTCGACCAGCGCATCGCGCCGCGCGTCCTTCAGATCGCTTTCGACCATTTCCTTGACCAGTTCCGCGAACGTGGTGCGCGGCGACCAGCCGAGCTTCTCCCGCGCCTTGGTGGGATCGCCCAACAGGGTCTCGACCTCCGTGGGACGGAAGTAGCGCGGGTCCACGCGGACGATGACCTGGCCGGGCTTGACGTCGTGGACCGGCGAAAACAGCACGGTCGCCGTTTCTTCCAGGCCTTCGCCTTCCCAGGCCAGCAGGATGCCCAGCTCGCGCGCGGCGGTGTTGATGAACTCGCGCACGCTGTACTGCATGCCGGTCGCGATGACGTAGTCCTCGGGCGTGTCCTGCTGCAGCATCAGCCACTGCATTTCGACGTAGTCCCGGGCGTGGCCCCAGTCGCGCAGCGCGGACAGGTTGCCCAGGTACAGGCATTCCTGCAGCCCCAGCACGATGCGCGCCAGGCCGCGGGTGATCTTGCGGGTGACGAAGGTCTCCCCGCGCTTGGGCGACTCGTGGTTGAACAGGATGCCGTTGCACGCGTACATGCCGTAGGCTTCGCGGTAGTTCACGCTGATCCAGTAGGCGTACAGCTTGGCGGCCGCATAGGGGCTGCGTGGATAGAACGGCGTCGTCTCTTTCTGCGGCGTTTCCTGCACCAGCCCGTACAGCTCGGAGGTGGACGCCTGGTAGAAGCGCGACTTGTTTTCCAGCTTCAGGATGCGGATGGCCTCCAGCAGGCGCAGGGTACCCAGCCCGTCGGCGTTGGCCGTGTATTCCGGTTCCTCGAACGAGACGCCGACATGGCTTTGCGCGGCCAGGTTGTAGATCTCGTCGGGCTGCACCGATTGGACGATGCGGATCAGGCTGCACGAGTCGGTCATGTCGCCGTGGTGCAGCACGAAATTGCGGGGCTGGTCGTGGGGGTCCTGGTACAGATGGTCGATGCGGGCGGTATTGAACAGCGAAGCGCGCCGCTTGATGCCGTGGACCTCATAGCCCTTGGCGAGCAGGAGCTCCGCCAGATAGGCCCCGTCTTGGCCAGTAACGCCGGTAATCAGTGCCCGTTTTGGCATGGTTGTGTCCTTAAGACTTAGTAACTGCACGAAAGGAGCCGATGGCTGCGGTACCAATGTGCAATGAGATTACTGTTGCACCAGCCGCTAAGATATCGGCCAAAAGGTCTAAGAGTTCAGCCTGTCGGTAGGGAAAAAGGGACTGGATTGATTCATCCAGCGCACCCATGGCGGTGGCCGCCAGCATGGCCACCAGCGCGGGGCGCCGGTTGACCGAGACGTAAACCAGCCCGGTCAGCAAGGCGTAGGCGGCCAGGTGCAGCCGCTTGTCGCCAAAGGCGTCCGACATCTCGGCCGCCAGCCCGGGCAGGTTGCCCACCGTCACCAGGACGGCGAAGAACAGCACCGCCACGGGCAGGCAGATCCGGGCCATGCCCGGACGCCAGAAGGGTTCGCGGGGCTCGGGCTCGCGCGCCAGGTGCGTGCGGCTCGGGACCCTAGACACGGCCGTAGATATCCTGGAAGCGGACGATGTCGTCCTCGCCCAGGTAGGCGCCCGACTGCACCTCGATGATCTCCAGCGGGATCTTTCCCGGGTTTTCCAGGCTATGGATTTCGCCCAGCGGGATGTAGGTCGATTGGTTCTCCGTCAGCAGGTATTGCTTATCGCCGTTGTAGATGCGCGCCGTGCCCGATACCACGATCCAGTGCTCGGCACGGTGGTGGTGCATCTGCGAGGACAGGCGCGCTCCCGGTTTGACCGTGATGCGCTTGACCTGGTAGCGGGGGCCCTGGCCCACCGAGTCGTACGAACCCCAGGGCCGCTGCACCTCGCGGTGGTGGTTGAGCTCCGAGCGGTGCTGGGTCTTGAATATCTCGACCAGCCGCTTGACGTCCTGGGAGCGCGACTTGTGCGCGACCAGCACGGCATCGGCCGTTTCGATCACCACGATGTCGTCCAGCCCGACCGAGGCGACCAGCCGGCTGGTGGAATGGATCAGGCAGTTGCGCGAGTCCTCCACCATGACGTCGCCGGTGGTGGAATTGCCTTCCAGGTTCTTCTGGGCGATGCCCCAGACCGCGTCCCATGCGCCGACGTCGCTCCAGGGCGCCGCCAGCGGGATGACCACGGCGCTGTCGGTGCGTTCCATGATGGCGTAGTCCATCGAGTCGCTGGGGCAAGCCTCGAACGACGGTCCGTCCAGGTGGAACAGCGCGTTTTCCCCATGCCCCGTGGCCACGGCGGCCTGCACCTGTTCCAGGATCTTGGGGGCCAGGCGGGCCAGCTCGGACAGGAACACGGACGCCTGGAACGCGAACATGCCGCTGTTCCAGTAGTAGCCGCCGTCCTCGATGAAGCGCTGCGCGACCTCCGGCGACGGCTTTTCGACAAAGCGGCGCACCCGGCGCGCAGGCGCCATGGCGCCGGGCTCCTCGGCCTGGATGTAGCCGTAGCCGCTGAGCGGGGCGGTCGGGGTAATCCCGAATGTCACCAGGGCGCCCTGGCGCGCGGCCTGATACGCCTGGGCAAACGCGGCGCTCAGCACCTCGCCGTCTTCCAGCACATGGTCAGACGGCATGATGAGCATGATGGGGTCTTCGCCGTCCCGCATGGCCCGCAGCGTGGCGGCGGCGATGGCCGGGGCCGTGTTGCGCGCAAACGGTTCCAGGATCACCTCCGCGTCCTTGACGCCCAGCTCCAGCGCCTGCTCCGCGGCGATGTAGCGGTGGGCATCGTTGCACACGAGCGTGGGCCTGGCCTGGGCGCCCGCCGACTCCAGGCGCAGCAAGGTGTTCTGCAGCAGGCTGCGGTCATCGGTCAAACGGATGAACTGCTTCGGCAGCAGTTCGCGCGACAGCGGCCACAGGCGCGAGCCTGATCCGCCGCAAAGAATGACTGCCCGGTACGGGGGAGGGGGATTGCTCATGGCGCTCACTCCTTGAAGTAGGCCTGGGTGTACGGATGCACGCCGGGGTCGGCGGCGATCACTTCCGCGGGCAACCAGCGGTAGCCGTTGTGCTGGACCAGGGGAAGGTTTGCGGTATCCAACGAAAGCTCGGCCTCGTACGCGAGGACGACATAGTGGGTGGAGCGTCCCGCTTCACCCGCGAAATTGGTGCCATAGAAATGCTCGTACACGCCGCGAGGCTTCCATGCCTGCTCGGGCACGGACAGCCCCAGCTCTTCATGGACGATGCGGCGCAGCGCGTCGCGCAGGGACTCGTTTTTCCGGATCCGGCCGCCGGGCACGAACCACGCGCCCTGGGCGGGAGGATTGGCGCGCAGGCCGGTAAGGTAGTGCCCGGCGGCGTCGCGCAGCAGCAGGTCGATCGATACCAGGGGCAGCATCTCCACGGCCTGGCGGAAGTCCGACCGGGCCAGCACGCCACCCCGCGGTGCGGGTGTTTCCCGCAAGGGCCATCCCAACGGCTTAGTAGACATTGCGGCCCGTCCATCCAGATACCGCCGTGCGGGCGATGATCAGCAGGTCCATCCTGAACGTCCAGTGCTGGATGTAGTAGATGTCGTGCTCGACGCGGTCGCTCATCTTGCGCAGCGTGTCGGTCTGACCGCGAAAGCCGTTGACCTGCGCCCAGCCGGTGATGCCCGGCTTGACGCGGTGGCGCATCATGTAGCGCTGCACCAGGTCCTTGTACATTTCGTTGTGCTCCAGCGCGTGGGGCCGCGGTCCGACGACCGACATGTCGCCCATCAGCACATTGAGGAACTGGGGCAGCTCATCGAGGCTGGTCCGGCGCAGGAAGCCGCCGATCCGCGTGATGCGGTTGTCGTTGCGGGTGGCCTGCGTGACCACGCCGTGCTCCTGGTGCACGGTCATGGTGCGGAACTTGTAGACGTGGAACACCTTGCCGTCCACGCCCAGCCGGGGCTGGGTGAAGAAGACGGGGCCGCGCGAGGTCGCCTTGACCAGCAAGGCCACGGTCAGCATCACGGGAGACAGGCCGATCAGCGCGCAGAACGCGAAGCTGCGGTCAAAGACCTCTTTGGTCCAGCCGCGCACGCCGGCGGCCGGCAGGCTGTTGAGCTGGATGGCGGGCAGGCCCAGGAACTCGCCGATGCGGTGCCCCAGCAGCTGAATCGACATCACGTCCGGAATCCAGCGGATATCCACCAGGTCGTTGCGCAGGTGATACAGCACCTCGCGCAACTCCTGGCCGGCTTCCATCGGCAGCACGATCCAGATCTCGCGCACATTGTTCTCATGCACGAAGCCGTGCAGGTTGTCGAGATCATGCAGGCGGCGCACTTGCGGCGGCAGGATTTCATGCGGTTCCGCGTAGATGCCGGCCACTTCATAACCGGCTTCGCGGTACCGCTCGACGCGGCGCCACAGGTCATGGCCCAGGGCGCCAAAACCCACCAGCAGCACACGCTTCTTGTTATGGCCGCGGTCGCGCGCGGCGCCCAGCGCCGCATAGACGGCGATGCGCACGCCGGCCAGCGTCAGCGCCGCCATGCCGAACCAGGTAGCCGCCCATAAGCGGGATACCGCGCCGGCCTGGTGCATGAGAAAACTGACGAATATGCCCAACGCGAAAACGGTGGCCCATGCCGCCAGGCTGCGCACCACCAGATCGGTAAGCAGGCGGCCGCGCCAGGACACGTACAGACGGAAGGCCGGGAAGATGGCGATCACGCCCAGGCCGCACAGATAGATCAGGAACAGATGAATCTGCGGAGGATCCGCCAGCGCATCTTCCGAGAATTTCAAGCCGGTGGCAGTCAGGCCGCAGGTGATCACGATCGCGGCGTCGAGCAAGCGATAGATATAACTTGCCCCGCTGAATCTCGCCGACGTGTCCGTTTGGGACGGGTCCATCGCGCACTCCTGTTCGGGGGGGGCCGCCTTGCGCCAAGCAAAAACTGTGCAGTGCCGCAAAGCATGTGGCTACCGAAGAAATCTTATTGAGTGCGCGGCTTACCCGAAACCTCCAAACGATGTAGGAGAAGGCTTAGGACATCCGTCGAATGTGCGGGGCTAGGAAAAGAGAGTGGAATGTCGCAACCCGTTACGCATCGGGCTCCATTCCAAGCAACGAAGTCATTCACTGTGGATTTGCCATGACTACATTTTTCGGAACGTTGAGCCGAGCCATAGCCGCTATCGCGCTCGTGTCCTCGCTGGGCGCTTGCGCCTTGTCTCCCGGTATGACGTTCAACGCCAACCAGCTCGCGGATCCGCTGGATCCGAACTCCAAGGCGGTCATCAAGGAGATCACGCCATCCCTGGTGCTTGACGACCAGCGCGCGCGCCAGGCGTTGCTCGACAACGAGGGAATCGATCATCTGTTTGGCAAGCCGGGACCCTACCTCATCGGGCCGGGAGACATCCTCTCGATCGTCGTGTGGGATCACCCCGAACTCGTGCTTCCGACGCAAACCTACGCAATTGGGTCTGGTGCAACGGAACTAGCCATCGGGGATACCGCCTCGGGCATTCCGGGCTATACGGTCTCATCCACTGGATACATCCAATTTCCGTATACCGGACTGCTTAAAGTGGCGGGGTTGACGGAACTTCAGGCGCGCAATCTCATAGTCAATAGTTCAGGCAAGTACATACAGGATCCGCAAATCACCGTACGTGTTCTGGGATTTCGCAGCAAGCGCATTTTCGTCGATGGCGCGGTGACCACGCCGGGTACGGTTGCGATCAACGATGTCCCGATGACCCTGTTGGAAGGGATCAACAGGGCCGGCGGCATTTTGCCGACCGGAGACCGTAGTGCGGTCTTTGTGATCCGTGAAGGCAAGCGTACTCGCGTGAACCTGCCTGCGTTGATCGAGCGCGGCCAGGACTTGAATCAGGTGATGCTGAAGCCGGGCGACATTGTGAGAGTCACGCCGCGCGACGACAGCAAGGTATTCGTGATGGGCGAAGTGTTCTTGCCCAGCGCGCCAGTAATGCGTGACGGACGCATGTCGTTGACCGAGGCGCTGGCTTTGGCGGGGGGGCCGAACCAGCTGACGTCGGATCCGTCGCAGATATTTGTCGTACGCAGCACGGAGCAGGCGACGCCGCTGGTGTTCCATCTGAACGCCGGTTCGCCGCAAGCCCTTGCCGTGGCGGAGAAGTTTGAGTTGCAACCCAAAGACGTCGTGTTCGTGGATTCGGCCGGCCTGGTGCGGTGGAACCGCTTCATCAGCAACCTGTTCCCGAGCGCGCAAACAGTACAGACCGTCAAGTCCATCGATTAGTCCGCTTCAAAACCACGCCTTTGGGGGCGCCGCGACCGCGGCGGCGCCTTCTCTTGGAGAGCTGCATGTCGTTGCCCATCGAATCGTTCGAGCCGTCAGTTCCGGCCCGTCAGCAGGAAACCCCGTTGTCGTCGCATGTGGACGCCATTTTTTCCAACCGGTGGATGATCATCGCGATCACCATGATCGCTTTGCTCGGCGCCCTGGCCTATGTGATGGTGACCCCTTCAGTCTATTCGGCTGACATCATCGTCCAGGTGGAGGAGGAAATGCCCAACGGGCAGGCGCGCAGCTTGCTTGGCGATGTGTCCTCGATGTTCGACACGAAGGCGGAAACCTCCGGCGAAATGGAAGTGCTGCGTTCGCGCATGGTCGTCGGCCCCGCCGTCGACAAGTTCCTGCTGTACATCCATGCCAAGCCGCGCTATTTCCCGGTGGTCGGGGAATGGCTGGCGCAGCGCTACGAAAGCCTGCCGTACCCTTCAAGCTTCCCGCGAGGCGGCTACGCCTGGGGCGGAGAAGCCATCGCGATCTCGCAGCTGGACGTGCCCAACGAGTGGCTGGGCAAGCCCCTGCGCCTCACCGCGCTGGGAGAGGGGCGCTACACGCTGAGCGACAAGCTCACCGGCGCCACCTTCACCGGCACGGTCGGCAAGCCCGAGCATTTCCTGTTGCCCGGCGGCGGAGCGATGGACGTGCACGTCGATGCACTGGCCGGCCGCCCCGGCACGGAGTTCACGGTGTCGCGCAGCTCGCGCCTGGCGGCGATCGAGAACGTGCAGTCGCACATGGGGATCTTCGAGCGGGGCCGCGCATCGGGCGTGATCGGCGTCACGCTGGAAGGCAATGACCCCGCGCTGACCACCGCCGTCCTCAACCAGATCGGCCAGGAGTATGTGCAGCAGAACGTCAACCGCAAGTCGGCGCAGGCCGAGAAGTCGCTGGTGTTCCTTGAGCAGCAGCTGCCGCAGCTCAAGGGCGAGCTGGATGCCGCCGAAACCAAGTACAACGCCTTGCGCAACAAGCGCGGCACGATCGACCTGAGTGAAGAAGCCAAGCTCATCCTGGCGCAGTCGGTGGACGCCCAGACCAGGGTGATGGAACTGCGCTCCAAGCGCCAGGAACTGATCACGCGCTTTGCGCCGACGCACCCGAGCATCGTGGGCATCGACCGCCAGATCGCTTCCCTGACGGGCGACGTCAACCGCATCGGCAACAACATCAAGCAACTGCCGGATCTTGAACAGGACGTGGTGCGCCTGGTGCGGGATGTGCGTGTGAACACCGAGCTCTACACGGCGCTGCTCAACAACGCCCAGCAACTGAAGCTGATCCGCGCCGGCAAGGTTGGCAACGTGCGCATCCTGGATGCGGCCGTGCAGCCGGACAAGCCGGTCCGTCCCAAGGCCGCCATCATCATCGGCGTGGCGACGGCGATCGGCCTGATCTTCGCGATC contains the following coding sequences:
- the gmd gene encoding GDP-mannose 4,6-dehydratase, producing the protein MPKRALITGVTGQDGAYLAELLLAKGYEVHGIKRRASLFNTARIDHLYQDPHDQPRNFVLHHGDMTDSCSLIRIVQSVQPDEIYNLAAQSHVGVSFEEPEYTANADGLGTLRLLEAIRILKLENKSRFYQASTSELYGLVQETPQKETTPFYPRSPYAAAKLYAYWISVNYREAYGMYACNGILFNHESPKRGETFVTRKITRGLARIVLGLQECLYLGNLSALRDWGHARDYVEMQWLMLQQDTPEDYVIATGMQYSVREFINTAARELGILLAWEGEGLEETATVLFSPVHDVKPGQVIVRVDPRYFRPTEVETLLGDPTKAREKLGWSPRTTFAELVKEMVESDLKDARRDALVEQNGYEIYAYKE
- a CDS encoding VanZ family protein: MARICLPVAVLFFAVLVTVGNLPGLAAEMSDAFGDKRLHLAAYALLTGLVYVSVNRRPALVAMLAATAMGALDESIQSLFPYRQAELLDLLADILAAGATVISLHIGTAAIGSFRAVTKS
- a CDS encoding mannose-1-phosphate guanylyltransferase/mannose-6-phosphate isomerase: MSNPPPPYRAVILCGGSGSRLWPLSRELLPKQFIRLTDDRSLLQNTLLRLESAGAQARPTLVCNDAHRYIAAEQALELGVKDAEVILEPFARNTAPAIAAATLRAMRDGEDPIMLIMPSDHVLEDGEVLSAAFAQAYQAARQGALVTFGITPTAPLSGYGYIQAEEPGAMAPARRVRRFVEKPSPEVAQRFIEDGGYYWNSGMFAFQASVFLSELARLAPKILEQVQAAVATGHGENALFHLDGPSFEACPSDSMDYAIMERTDSAVVIPLAAPWSDVGAWDAVWGIAQKNLEGNSTTGDVMVEDSRNCLIHSTSRLVASVGLDDIVVIETADAVLVAHKSRSQDVKRLVEIFKTQHRSELNHHREVQRPWGSYDSVGQGPRYQVKRITVKPGARLSSQMHHHRAEHWIVVSGTARIYNGDKQYLLTENQSTYIPLGEIHSLENPGKIPLEIIEVQSGAYLGEDDIVRFQDIYGRV
- a CDS encoding GDP-mannose mannosyl hydrolase — encoded protein: MLARSDFRQAVEMLPLVSIDLLLRDAAGHYLTGLRANPPAQGAWFVPGGRIRKNESLRDALRRIVHEELGLSVPEQAWKPRGVYEHFYGTNFAGEAGRSTHYVVLAYEAELSLDTANLPLVQHNGYRWLPAEVIAADPGVHPYTQAYFKE
- a CDS encoding undecaprenyl-phosphate glucose phosphotransferase, whose product is MDPSQTDTSARFSGASYIYRLLDAAIVITCGLTATGLKFSEDALADPPQIHLFLIYLCGLGVIAIFPAFRLYVSWRGRLLTDLVVRSLAAWATVFALGIFVSFLMHQAGAVSRLWAATWFGMAALTLAGVRIAVYAALGAARDRGHNKKRVLLVGFGALGHDLWRRVERYREAGYEVAGIYAEPHEILPPQVRRLHDLDNLHGFVHENNVREIWIVLPMEAGQELREVLYHLRNDLVDIRWIPDVMSIQLLGHRIGEFLGLPAIQLNSLPAAGVRGWTKEVFDRSFAFCALIGLSPVMLTVALLVKATSRGPVFFTQPRLGVDGKVFHVYKFRTMTVHQEHGVVTQATRNDNRITRIGGFLRRTSLDELPQFLNVLMGDMSVVGPRPHALEHNEMYKDLVQRYMMRHRVKPGITGWAQVNGFRGQTDTLRKMSDRVEHDIYYIQHWTFRMDLLIIARTAVSGWTGRNVY
- a CDS encoding polysaccharide biosynthesis/export family protein — encoded protein: MTTFFGTLSRAIAAIALVSSLGACALSPGMTFNANQLADPLDPNSKAVIKEITPSLVLDDQRARQALLDNEGIDHLFGKPGPYLIGPGDILSIVVWDHPELVLPTQTYAIGSGATELAIGDTASGIPGYTVSSTGYIQFPYTGLLKVAGLTELQARNLIVNSSGKYIQDPQITVRVLGFRSKRIFVDGAVTTPGTVAINDVPMTLLEGINRAGGILPTGDRSAVFVIREGKRTRVNLPALIERGQDLNQVMLKPGDIVRVTPRDDSKVFVMGEVFLPSAPVMRDGRMSLTEALALAGGPNQLTSDPSQIFVVRSTEQATPLVFHLNAGSPQALAVAEKFELQPKDVVFVDSAGLVRWNRFISNLFPSAQTVQTVKSID